The following are encoded together in the Bacilli bacterium genome:
- a CDS encoding glucose 1-dehydrogenase, which produces MNIDLSGQLALVTGSNAGIGRGIALKLAACGAKVVINYLKNREQGEETASLIRQAGGQAVVLQADVADLRQIDALVLGAERAFGQKIDILVNNAGHLIKRMGNLELDEDHYNKVVDVNFKSVVFMCKAVAPGMVEKGRGKIVNVTSIAAHNGGGPGATLYAAAKAAVMTYTKGLAKELAGKGIYVNAVSPGFIGQTAFHDTFTPPAAREATVKGIPLGREGTPEDVANAVLFLVSPMSDYLTGETIEINGGMFMR; this is translated from the coding sequence ATGAACATCGATTTATCCGGACAATTGGCGCTGGTCACCGGTTCCAACGCGGGCATCGGCCGCGGCATCGCCTTAAAGCTGGCGGCTTGCGGCGCCAAAGTCGTGATCAATTACTTGAAAAACCGCGAGCAGGGAGAAGAAACCGCTTCGTTGATCCGCCAAGCGGGAGGCCAGGCGGTCGTCCTCCAGGCCGACGTCGCCGACTTGCGGCAAATCGATGCGCTGGTCTTGGGAGCGGAGCGGGCCTTTGGCCAAAAAATCGATATTCTCGTCAACAACGCCGGACATTTGATCAAGCGGATGGGCAACCTGGAGTTGGACGAAGACCATTACAACAAAGTGGTGGACGTCAATTTTAAAAGCGTCGTATTTATGTGCAAGGCGGTTGCCCCCGGCATGGTTGAAAAAGGGAGAGGCAAGATCGTCAACGTCACTTCCATCGCCGCCCACAACGGCGGCGGCCCGGGGGCGACGCTGTACGCCGCCGCCAAAGCGGCCGTGATGACCTATACGAAAGGTTTGGCTAAAGAACTGGCTGGCAAAGGAATTTATGTAAACGCGGTTTCGCCGGGCTTTATCGGACAGACGGCTTTTCACGACACGTTTACTCCGCCTGCGGCCAGGGAAGCCACAGTCAAAGGAATTCCCCTCGGCAGGGAAGGGACGCCGGAAGATGTGGCGAACGCGGTGCTGTTCCTGGTTTCGCCAATGTCCGACTACCTGACCGGCGAGACGATCGAAATCAACGGCGGAATGTTCATGCGATGA
- a CDS encoding cupin domain-containing protein → MSGIGQWQPAEPGVKRKIFPPGERLMMMEVHFEQGAEGYEHSHLHEQFSYCVKGRMRFTVDGKITEIGAGETISIPGGAVHGAKALEPSILIDTFTPLREDLLK, encoded by the coding sequence ATGAGCGGCATTGGACAGTGGCAACCGGCGGAACCCGGTGTGAAACGCAAAATTTTTCCGCCGGGCGAACGGCTGATGATGATGGAAGTTCATTTCGAGCAGGGGGCGGAGGGCTACGAGCACAGCCACCTGCACGAACAATTCAGCTACTGCGTGAAGGGCCGTATGCGGTTTACCGTCGACGGAAAAATCACAGAGATCGGCGCGGGCGAGACCATATCGATTCCCGGTGGCGCCGTGCATGGCGCCAAGGCGCTTGAGCCGAGCATCCTGATCGATACGTTCACGCCGTTGCGGGAAGATCTGCTGAAATAA